The Dendropsophus ebraccatus isolate aDenEbr1 chromosome 2, aDenEbr1.pat, whole genome shotgun sequence DNA segment cactctattccaccggacgattatcgtccatagcggccgaatacgaacaCAACAGCTTCAGATTCCCCAGATCTACTGTGAGTCATGTGCCTTTCAATAAATGTGGTATGGAAAATGGGTGCAGGGATTGAGGTAAGATCAGCCTACAGATATGGATGCTTGCTCATCTGCTGACCGctggctttattacacagggagatatctgcctgatttggtgTACTAGGGCTCGAAGAATGATACAAATGTTAGATGAGTTGTAAGGGCTAATGCACACATCCACACAGCATCATAATTATGATaatgggagctccaaaactgtttgaAAGTTTACATTagagtactgacacagccatgcggctgtgtcagtactagTGCAAAATTTCAAACAGTACAAGAGCTCCTGACATcatcattaaagaggttgtcgacaaaaaaaattctttcaaaacaactagtgccagagatttgtaatttacttttattgaaaaatctaaaatcttccagtacttatcagctgctgtatgttctggaggaagtggtgttttatttccagtctggcgaggttttctatgggcgtatgttactgctctggacagttcctgacatggacagagctggcagcagtgagcagtttcagactggaaagaatacatccatGCATGGATATGTGCATtagcccttagggtgcgttcacacctacaggatctgcagcagatttgatgctgtgttcagttatttaaatgaaatctgctgcagaaaatcagctgcagatcagtTGGGCCAGATGCTTTAGGACAATGGCTAATATTGTATAGATGGCTTCTGTTCAGAGGATGGAAGCTTCTAGAGATCATCTCTCATACGCCAGGCAGTCAAGTGTAGGCCAGTTGGGTCTTGTGAAGGAACCCCTCCTAAAGCAGCAGATCTGCTCTGTAGGtaataggatatgttcacactgaggaattgaagaggagaGTTTTCTGTTTGaactttcctcttcttcagctctgttgGAATAGGTGTGGATTTCATGCGGAAAGCAGAAGTTCAAAGCTCcagtgacttctatgggatttctctagcaaaATCGCCACCAACCATGTGAATTCTTTGGGCTGAAAGCGGATCCACAGCGTGTGAAAAACAGGGCGGAAATCCTATTGAACACAATGTGACAATgtgctgtacatattttacaggcggaatttcaagcggaatatgTGTAAAATTAAGTgcggattcagcttgaaattccttgcctactgctcagtgtgaacatactcttacccATGTGGTAAGTGAGCATTGATCAGCACCCGTTTACCAAGCCTTTTCCACGGCTCAGTAATCATGGGGGCaggtctgcacagacattgttggcaatgtccatgcagccccttTAAGGAGGTGCTCTGGcttcatatatagaaaataataaggaTGCTATGTTAGCAGTACAGTGTAACTAAAAAACTGCATGTGTTCtcttgctgtgctgcactgtgtaAGAGCGGCCTACAGGCAGACCAAATGCATTGCTAGGGCCTGATTTACTTATCTGAGGAAAACATCTGACTTCAATAAATCTAAAGCGTGTCCCAATACCAACACTGGAGAGCAAGCTGCGGCCACACTGCTGGTTGCAGTTTGTCTCCCCAAGATCAATAGGGTTGGAGGCTGAGGTGCACAATTCTGTGGCCTTCTCTTCTGGTCAGGATGCCGCCGCAGAAAATAGAAGAGAGTCTGCAGGAATCAGAGTTGTAGAGACCAATCATATGTACTGCCCGACCGGTAAGTACTGCGCCTGGCAGCATGTAACTGGGTCCTGCAGGTTTGTGACCCACTGTCCCTTCCCACCACACCTGCGCAATTCTAGCCCAAATTATGACTCAAAAATCGCCTCATCCTACCCTGCTGCCTATGTGCACTTCACTGCTTCTGTGGCAAGGAAAGTTATTAGCGTTAGAGGAGGGGAATAGTCCCAACCTTCCAGGGGGCACCATCATTACACACCATTACCGCTCCTTCAGGGCGCCTGTAACTATACCTTTCTAGTAAGCCTGCAACTACCCTTCTGTTTCccaaactgttgcaaaactacaattcccatcatgcccggatagCCACAGGACGGCGAATACGGAATAACAGAGCGCCAGGTCACGTGTACAAGCCACGCCTCCCGCTTCTACCACACGCTGCCTCCCCGCCGGACAGCCACGTCCGCTTCCCCTTAGAGCCGGAAAGGGCGGGTCACCTCACTCTCCCTACTGCCCGCCCTCCAGCAGGCCACGCCCAGGACCTCCCACCTCTGGAGGATACGTATCACGTCGCCATTGAGTGAAGGGGCCTGATAGTGCTTATAGGCGGCGGCGTCAGGAAGACCCTCCACCTCCTCCGCTTCTCTCTGGACTCGACGGCTACGACCCACACAGCAGACTGCGCCATGACTCCGCTCCGTAACCTGCTGCTCCTGATGCTGCTGGCCTTCCCGGTCACACTGCTGGGGAGAGGTGAGGCCGCGCTTGGTGCAGACGTGACCGGGCTGGGGACAGGGACCGGTGTGTGTGTAGCTGTACCGGGATGTACGTGTGTGACCGCAGCTGTGTGTACATCCGTCCTGTGCCGTGTGTGTACAGTgccgtgtgtatgtgtacatacgTATAGTGCCGTGTCTGTGTACATCCGTACCGTGCGGGCCTATGGCTGACGTGTCACTGCGTCTGCCGCTCATTCATTCTCTCGCTCCTCCCATACACTTGTATGTACGTGCTGTGTACTATAGCGGCTCCTGGATATGGACATCCTACAGCTGCTTAGCGGACTCTAGTCGCACTTGAAGGGCTTGTCCATGTCGGCCAGGCACTGGTTTAGGAGTGTATTTTCCTGTGATGGTGGGCTACTCTCCTGCTGTGACCCCCAGCACACCAGCTTACAATGAGGTTAGTGTAAGGacctattttaaaaaataaacctgCAGCTAATCAGCTATGTGTGAACCTGCCTGTATGTGTAATCCTAACAGCTGGGGGGTCCACCTGGTGCTGCTGTATGGAGCTCCCATAAGTACCACCACCTAGTACATCACAGGCTGTAAGGTGGGGGGAGACGGCAGTGCTGAGCAGGTAAGGTCAAAGGTCACTCATCCACCAACCTGTGGTTTAGCAGCTGTTGGAAAACCACAGCCATGTCAGGACATTGtggtacttgtagttctgcaacagctggagagccacaggcttGGAAGCACTTACCCCAGATATGTGTAACCCCCAATGTCCCTCACATAAGATGTGCCGTTATATGGTGGAATATGCTGCTGGAGAATCCTAGCAAGTGTAGCTGACGTTCTGCACTTCCAGTAAGGCACCTTCAGATTATCTGTCCTGCTCACATGTCCTGGCAAAGCTGCAAAGTTTATTTCTGATGCCCTTCAGCTAGCTGGCAGCAGGTGGTGGCTCCATGTCTGACACTCACTAAGCATCTCTCTGCTTTTAGCCTTTTTCCATATCAATATCCTAGTAAAATATAAGTGACCTATGGATGGTCAGAAGCTCAAACACTGTGACTATTTTATGGCAGGTCCTTTAGTTGCTGCCCAAGATGCAACAGAAGACGAAGAAGCAATTGAAGACTCTAtagtggaggatgatgatgatgagactgaAGTAGAAGATGAATCAACAGACTTAGTAAGTGTGCAGAAGCGGCAGCTGTTCCCCTGCAGCtctgttttacatttttaataaaaagaaaatgagCTTTTTATGTATTGGGTGGTTTCCCTTGTACACACGCCTTGCAGCTGCAGCTTTCTTTATTCTCATGGTTGCGCCTGGTAGATGTTGTGCTGCGCTTTGACCATAGTTTGTATCTGGGGCTTGGCCAGACAATGCGGGTTCCCCCATTGCTTAAAGGAGCATGCCAGCGATAATATAGTTTACCAGCTGCTCCGCTCCTGGAAAGCGGTAGGCACTTTCTCCATGTATTTATAGACCTGCATTAGAAAATACTTCTGGTCCACCCACAAACCCCAGggaagcttcacatgtaccgactcgcagcgttaataacgctgcgagttggctaggtcctggcagatcactttcactacatacacacagcgggctgaatgaccgctgcgtgtatgtatttctgccagccgcttaactccttcagctgccgcccggctcccgctctgtataaatttacctgtcctcgctgcacagggtctcggcatactgctctcccacccggccaatcagtggctgcggcagggaaacacactaattggccgggcgggagagcaatacgccgggaccccgtgcagcgaggacaggtaatgtatacagagagggagtcgggcggcaacagaaggggcTAATTGGCCGGCAGAATtaaatacacgcagcggtcgttcagaccgctgtgtgtatgtagtgaaagtgatgtgccaggacctagccgactcgcatcGTTATTAATGCTGAGtcggtaagtgtgaagctaccctaaatgtgaCTCAGCTAGTCACACGGTTGCAGCAGGGACTGTGGCATATTGGACAAACTGGGAAGCAGGGGAGCCGAGCCGTATACCTTCACCAGCcttatgctgggagggttaactgATTTTCTCGCCAGAGTGCTCCTTTAAAGGCTGGTGAATGTGACATATCTTGCTGCACTGAATGATTTCCTGTGAACATTTGGTACAAAtagaacaacctttttttttttttttttttttttttaatacttaaaacTATTTATTTGCCAGACAGAAgaaaaggaggaagaagaagacttgAGTTCAGGTGAACCGAAAGCCTCTCCCAATGCCGACACCACCATTTTGTTTGTTAAAGGCGAAGGTAATTTACTTTATAGTGCACTGAAATcagttaaagtaaatgtaccatcaggcccgggctgaagcactggaggcaggccgacccacccccagtgggggaAGGTAACCCGTAtgccctctatgatgtggctccattgattctaatagagcagtGTCattgaggggcaggggtttcctcccaccaggagtggccatgattaaggctgcagcTCAGCAGCTGAAACGCGTAGGATTTTCTGTTGGGGGCATGCCATCttgtgtgtacggtgacggaggtTTGTCAAATAAACGCACATGAtcccaccttgccgggagctgaaCTTGTTTATCTGTTGCATCTACTGTGGACACCTGTTGAGTGTGAGCCCGTGCTGGGAAGCTCGGTGGAGGGGGTAAGCTGGCTTCTTTTTCTCACTACTACAGTCTGAGATATACAACCAGCTTATagactgtatatatcactgaccTATGATTGAAGCCTAATGTTTTCTTTaggcacagatttatctgatagatttttgaagccaaagccaggaacagactataagcaaaACAGTTTCTAAAGGAAAGACTTTCTCCttatctcaaatccattcctggctttggcttcagaaacctGTCAGCTAAacctgtgtaaactcaccatatGGGTCAGTCTCAGAGTTCTGTCAGGGAAATTCACACTGGATTATTGTCAGATGTGTAATgttatggacacagaaatccagcTTTTGAAGTGTgtacgttgggggggggggggggggggggggggggggggggggggggggggctagtaaaACTGCcgtttgagtacagaaggaaactcttttgcttaataaaacctattacagagtttcttaaaatcgcttgtactattaataTTGATTTCTAAAATGACATGACATTAAAGTGACTTTAAGgctacacacagtatttttccttagtattttggtcctcatattgcaaccaaaaccaggggtagATTAAAAacaggcgatgttcacacactgaagaaatttagtggatggctgtcgtTTAATGAcaaattggcgttattttaaaacatcggccattgttatgaaacaacagccattatttgtcataaaatgacacCCATCCGCTGAATTTCTTCaatgtattttcaatccactcctggttttggttgcaatatgagaaccaaaatactgtgtgtgaacccagcctaagggtgcattcacatttgatgctgtgttcagttatttagatcgaaTCTGCATCATAAAATCTGCTGCCATACAGGGTTTGTGAAGCTAACCTTAAAGTCAATTGAAACAGGTTTGCTTTCCAGGATAACTGCCGCCTTGATGTGGTGGCATGAGACCTTTAAACTTTCCGGTAATATCGTAACCTACCACTAAAGGGAGCGGTATACAGAATTGGAAGTCCCATAGATTTACATTGCCGGTGTATTGCAATGCAAGTCCATGACTCCTGGCAGTTTAGTAAACTGGttgctttagggtaaattcacacaggcgtctcgcataagaaatccgcagctaatccgcaatacacgtattaataataagaatatgtgttttgcggattagctgcagatttcttgtgcgagactccagtgtgaatttacccttagcaACGGGCTAAAGAGTTGCCAGAAAGTTTGAATGTGTATCCTGCTGCCACAGCTAGTTGTAGTTGCCCTTCAAGATATTTACTGCATACCCTATACTTCATAAATGTTCTTGAAATGGTGTTGTAAAACAATATTTACATCTTATTACTTTTAGATTTCCCAGCTAATGATATTGTTAAGTTCCTTGTTGGCTTCACAAACAAGGGCACTGAAGACTTTGTTGTGGAGTCACTGGATGCCTCTTTCCGATACCCTCAGGACTACCAGTTCTATATCCAGAACTTCACAGCTCTTCCTTTGAACACAGTTGTTCCTCCTCAGAGGCAGGCCACCTTTGAATACTCTTTCATCCCTGCAGAACCAATGGGAGGACGTCCTTTTGGGCTGGTCATCAATTTGAACTATAAGGATGCGAGTGTAAGATTTCATTATTTATAAGTGTATAGAGCATTAAAGTTCTCTTTAGAACATTGCAAAATATATATGGCCTCTTATAAACAGTAGAAGATACATTGCACTACAGTAGTCCACAAGAAGAAACCATGATATGTGTCCTTCAGCCACTAACGCCTGTTAATTTCCAAAGTTCTCCAGAGTGTCGCTGCTTGCTTTATGCAATTCCAGTAACTTAGAATATTTGGATAATAAAACTAAAATGTCTGCAAATATTTTCGCAGATTCTGATAGACCATTTATTAAACTAAAAAATTACACTAGAACAGATGTTACAACTATCTGGCTTTAAAGAGATGTCTGTGTTGTGTCAGCAGATATCCAAAGGTTAATCTTCCCTCTTTAATTTAAAGCAATGTCAAGGTCCATTATTAAAGCTgatttgagtgtttttttttttttttaatctagggAAATGCTTTCCAGGATGCTGTATTCAATCAGACTGTGACTATCATCGAAAAGGAAGATGGACTTGATGGAGAAACGTAAGTGTATATGaacgttttattattttttatggattTCCTTGATAAGACTTGGGAATCTGTTAGCAATCCTTATTGATGGCCCTATACAGACATTGGAGAAGGGAGTAGAATTACCTAAAGTCTCAAGCTATTGCAGCTTGCATGGCCAAAAAAGTTTGAGCCAGCCACTTCGAGAAGTGTCTAGGATATGTCCTCTTGTTCTGTGCACAGAGCTCAATATATTAGGAGCATTCTTAGCCCCTTCCCTCCACCATGACTGACAGCTCTAAGAGTCTTCTGATTGGATATGCTTCTACTCTCCTCCCTAGTGTCGGTTTTAATACCCCCAACCTTCTGAGAGAGAGGCAGTTGCTGATAGTTTATGTATTACCTTTACCTTGTTGTGTTGAGGAATAGCTTTTTGTTGCCACTGACTCCCGTGTCACACTTATCTTGGCAGAATCTTCATGTACCTTTTCCTTGGTGGTCTTGGGCTGCTTGTGATTGTTGGTCTGCATCAGTTATTGGAGTCCAGAAAGGTAAGAACAGATGTCTGCTTCTTAGGTTCAACACTGCACTGCTCAGTTGAAATAACTTACGGGTTTGTAAATTCCCAGACAATTTCTTTCCAGTTGAAGGAAACAATGTATCTGCATTCCTTATTGTAATTGAGCTTCCAAGATTACTATGTAGCAGTGTCTGTACAGTTATATGACCCCCGTAATGTCATTGTATGTAAATCCTTatgctttttttatattttcagagAAAGCGACCTGCCCAAAAGGTAGAGATGGGAACCTCTAACCAAAATGATGTGGATATGAGCTGGATTCCTCCTGAGACCCTGAGCCAGATCAGTATGTATTCTGCATCCATAGAATATTTTCACTTCCCACTGTTGTGTACCTTAAGcattttattatttcttagtAGTTACATTTTCCGTTCTGAGATGGTGAGAAGTAATTTTACAGCAATGCTGTGTAGATACTGGTGTCCACTTACATTGCACTGGTTTGTAACCTCATAATGAGTCAGGGGGTCTTCGCAAATGTTTTAGTAGGAAATTACCTGTTTTACTGCAGTATCTGACCTTATTGCTCTGCATTTTCTCTAATATTTCTTGCTGTCTTTGTTTTTCTTTGCTTCCTTCCGACCTCAGTGCAAAGTAGACGAGGTGAGACTACTTCAAAATCTGAGTGAACTACAGTTCTGTTTCTGCATTGCTTCATATTAGTGTTTATGTGCTTACTGTAGACTTTGAGATTTGGCTCTGATACTTTGTGGCTGTACTTCGTgtggtttttatttttctttggacATATGAAAGGATAATTTCCAGAATCCAAACCAACTAATTTAGATGGGGAAATTATTAATTCCCTGTGACTTGCAGTAAATTTTACTTTCACACCTGAATATTTCCTGGACGGTGGTAAGATGATAGGATCAAAAATGATTttgaaacaatgtttttttttgttttttttgttttttttcaccctTAGTGCAGATTTCCATTTCATTGAAAGGATCTTTTATTGTACCATACACACTTATTCACATAGTATTCATTAAATCTCTGAAACTAGTGGCAGCGTGATATGAATGCTCTAGTCAAATTTATTCAGCACTGCCAGCTTTTTCACTTGTACTGTTCATAAAGAAAGCTGTCAGACGATGGCTGGCGGGCAGAGGTAGCCCTACGAATGTAAAGCCTCTGTTCTCTCTGACTTTGTGGCACATTGTTACTCACGTAGGGCTGTATGAACATTAAATTTGTCTGAAAATGTCATAAATGGGCAGTACTGGAGTACACAAGGACTTTTTGTGTGATGCACGTGGCTTGTAGTGCCTTTAGTTTTTTGTTAGTATTTACATGAGTGTGCATGGTTTTACTTCACCTAGCTATCAGATGGCTATATCCATCTACAAAGTGGG contains these protein-coding regions:
- the SSR1 gene encoding translocon-associated protein subunit alpha isoform X1; this translates as MTPLRNLLLLMLLAFPVTLLGRGPLVAAQDATEDEEAIEDSIVEDDDDETEVEDESTDLTEEKEEEEDLSSGEPKASPNADTTILFVKGEDFPANDIVKFLVGFTNKGTEDFVVESLDASFRYPQDYQFYIQNFTALPLNTVVPPQRQATFEYSFIPAEPMGGRPFGLVINLNYKDASGNAFQDAVFNQTVTIIEKEDGLDGETIFMYLFLGGLGLLVIVGLHQLLESRKRKRPAQKVEMGTSNQNDVDMSWIPPETLSQINKASPRRSPRKRAQKRSAGSDE
- the SSR1 gene encoding translocon-associated protein subunit alpha isoform X2, with the protein product MTPLRNLLLLMLLAFPVTLLGRGPLVAAQDATEDEEAIEDSIVEDDDDETEVEDESTDLTEEKEEEEDLSSGEPKASPNADTTILFVKGEDFPANDIVKFLVGFTNKGTEDFVVESLDASFRYPQDYQFYIQNFTALPLNTVVPPQRQATFEYSFIPAEPMGGRPFGLVINLNYKDASGNAFQDAVFNQTVTIIEKEDGLDGETIFMYLFLGGLGLLVIVGLHQLLESRKRKRPAQKVEMGTSNQNDVDMSWIPPETLSQIMQSRRGETTSKSE